GTACAGTCTTCTTGTGTGATTGTTCGTGAAGACAATCCGGGGGAAAAACAGTTAGTTGCCTATATTGTACCTAAGCTAGGAGTAAAGCTAACAAGTGGCGATTTGCGTCAATTTCTTAGCCATAAATTGCCCGGTTATATGGTTCCGGGTGCTTTTGTGATGCTGGAGTTTTTCCCTTTAACAGCTAACGGAAAAATTGATCGCCGTGCGTTAAAAGCTCCTAGTAACCCCAGTGATTCAGACAGATTTATTGAAGCGCGTAATCAGTTAGAATTAAACCTAGTACAAATCTGGTCAAAAGTGCTAAAAATTGACAAAGTTAGCGTGCATGATAACTTTTTTGACCTCGGTGGCCATTCCCTTTTAGCTCCTTATTTAATCACCCAAATTAAAGAACAGTTAGGCAAGGAAATTGCCGTAACAACACTGTTTCAAAACCCAACTATTGAACAGTTAGCGACCATTATCCAAACCGATGCAGATTCCTCTAACCAGTCTTGTTTGGTTCCCATTCAACCCCAGGGTTCAAAGCCTCCTTTCTTCTGTGTTCCAGGCGCCGGAGGACGACCATTTTATTTTTACCATTTAGGACGTTATTTAGGAAAAGATCAACCTTTCTACAGTTTTGAAAATGATCTCTATCAACAGTTTGGAGAAATCACTCGCATTGAGGATATAGCCAGTATTTATCTTAAAGCCATGCAGGATTTACAACCCCAAGGACCCTACTTTTTGGGAGGACATTCCTACGGTGGTAATGTGGCTTTTGAAATGGCTCAACAGTTGGTTAATCAGGGTGAACAAGTGGCATTACTAGCAATCATTGATTCTTCAGCACCCACTTATAAAGACAAACAAATTTTGCTTGATTATATTAATTGGGATCATGCGCGATGGTTAGCTGAAGTCAGCAAAGGTATCGAAGTTTATTTAGATAAAACCATCGATATTTCCTATGAAACTCTTCAACTCTTAACAGTGGAGGAACAATTAAAATACGCCTTAAACTTTTTTAAACTGGCTAATATGCTTCCTCCCAATGCGGAAACTAGACAGCTTGAAAAAATTGTCCAAGCCTATAAAACTAGCTGTTTATGTCTGATTGATTATCTCCCTAAACAGACTTATCCGGGTAAAATTACGATTATACGGGCCAGTGAGGAATTATCTGATGATCCAAATAAAGATTTAATAGCTGGAGATTGCGAGGATTCCTCTTTAGGCTGGAGTGAATTTTCTACAGAGCCAGTTGAGATTCATTTCGTCCTAGGAAATCATGTCTCGATTATGGTGGAACCCCATGTCCAGATTTTAGCCGAAGAGTTAAAAGTTTGCCTTGAGATTTGATACCAAACCCGTTTTTAAGACTATGGTTAACTCCCAATCCAACTTGAAAAACCCAGTTATGTACCTAAGCAAAATTAGTGACACATTTCGATAAAGCTTTTGCCTTTTGCCTCTTGCATGAGTGCCTATCTTCAGTAGGAAATTTATTTTGCAAGACTACTTATCAATTGTTTCTCCCCAATCTCCTCTATCTTTTAAACAGGATTTAATCTAAGAACTGACGATTTTCTACAAGTTGTGTGAACAGTAAGACTAATGTAGAATGCTGCAAGGCATCTGATTGCTAGACAGCCGATTTGTATTCTTTTGCCTTACCATGGATTTTATATGACTGAAATCCCGACCAACCAATCCAACTTAGTGATTTTAGGAGTCTCATCAATGACGGAAACTACTGAAACGGCCATTCCCCATGATTTTCTCGAAATTAATCCCACAGACATCAACAAAAAACTTGTCTCCTGGGGAATTTCTCTGGATGAAGTTGTTCAAAAACTTGCATCTCTTGGACTCCCCGGCATTATTTTCATTATTGCTGTTGCCGCATCCGGTGGTACTGCCTATCCTGCGATTTACGCACTTTTTGGGTTAGGCGGTCCGCTGGGACTAATTGGTGGACTTGGGGTCTTAGGCATCTCTACCATTATTGGTGACATTGTTACGCGTTATGGCATTGAGGCACTGCTTAAAACGGTCTATCTCAAACGTCGTGAAACAGAAACTCAAGAATATCTCATCAATGAGTTGGAAGGTTTACCAATTTCTCAAGTTCTAAAACTTAACCTGAAAAAGGCTATTGAAGTAGAAATTGCTGCCGAAGAACCCATTGCTCCCAAAGAAGTCGAAATTGCTGAAGAGTAGTTTTAACTTGACTAAGCACTTTCTCCCTCCTCTCTCCTGCTGCCCTCACCGGCAAATTGACTTTTTCAGCAAACCCTAAATACAACAAAAAACCGCCATAAATCTTACTCCTGCTTGACTTATGGCGGTGGTTGTTTTCTGTGTGAATTACTGAAAGCAATCTTGAAATTAATTAACTATCTTCCCAGTCAGAAGGCCATTTCCAAGTCCAAACGGGAGCCGGTTCAGAATCGGGGGGGGAATCGGGAGTCGGAGCCTCGTCTTGGTCCACAGATAAAAAACGAGCAAAGAAGGGTATTGCTTTACTTTGTTCGGTATTGGGATAATTCATGGTCATTCCTAGTTTTGAGTAGCAGCTTTTTCAAGATAGCTGCGATTACCTTGTGATAGTAACATATATTGCCGTCTTACTCAAGTCAAATACTCACCTTACCCGCACTCCCATCGGTGACACTTATAGCTTTATTCAGGGTCATCAGGTACGCCAATTTTCTTCCCTGTTCTCCGCTCCCCATTCCTAATTCAAAAGCGATAACTTCTGTCCCTCACCAGATATGATAATATAGATTGATGGTTATAGGTTAATTGATAAAAACTTTTTTTACCATTAAATTGGGCTGTTAGTTGAACCTCTAAGGGAAATTTATCAGTATCTAAGGGAAAAGGTGTGGCTCCTTTTTTTTATATCGCCTCAGCCACGCGGTCAATATCTAGTGCCTTAACAGGAGTTTGGCAAGCATTGCTATAACCCACTTCTCACTTCTCACTTCCCGCTCTACTAAGCCCAATCGTGTTAAACTAATGTAGTTTTTGCCGAGAGAGTTAAGTGAGTTGAAAAATGGATAAAAATGAATGGATTGCTAGATTCGATGATTTAATTTGTAGTCCTTCGATTCGAGAGTTTTATGGTGAAAGAGAGTTTTTTAATGTCGGTTATTGGCTCTCCCATACCCAAGATCAACAGGAAGCATCCTCTACTCTGATGGAGAAACTTTTAGAATTTATTCCCAACAAACAGGGAACAATTCTTGATGTTGGCTGTGGTTTAGGAGCAACTACCCATTATCTTCTCAAATATTACCCATTGATAGCAATTGTGGGGATTAACATTTCTCCGACACAAATTTCCAGAAGTCTCTTGAATTTTCCCGAGGGTAAATTTCTGTTAATGGACGCAGTAGAGATGGATTTTGCCGATCATTCTTTTGAGCAAATTATTTGTGTAGAAGCGGCTTTTTATTTTAATACCAGGCGGCAATTCCTACAAGAAGCTTGGCGAGTATTAAAGCCGGGGGGAACCTTAATTCTCTCAGATCTGAGTTTTGCCACAACGGAACTTTTAGGTGATTGGACAGTTCCCCAAGCAAACACGGTCAAAGATATGGCAGAGTATCAAAATCTTTATCAACAGGCAGGGTTTAAAGATGTTCAATTTGTCGAGGTGACGGAGGAGTGCTGGTTCAGACATTTTCGCCATCTTAAGTCTTGGTTAACAGAGGAATTGCAATCGGGAAAATTAGACGAAGAAACCTA
This portion of the Microcystis aeruginosa NIES-2549 genome encodes:
- a CDS encoding class I SAM-dependent methyltransferase, coding for MDKNEWIARFDDLICSPSIREFYGEREFFNVGYWLSHTQDQQEASSTLMEKLLEFIPNKQGTILDVGCGLGATTHYLLKYYPLIAIVGINISPTQISRSLLNFPEGKFLLMDAVEMDFADHSFEQIICVEAAFYFNTRRQFLQEAWRVLKPGGTLILSDLSFATTELLGDWTVPQANTVKDMAEYQNLYQQAGFKDVQFVEVTEECWFRHFRHLKSWLTEELQSGKLDEETYNLNIKPLDNLLSSSAITYWLVAAQKPVNIL
- a CDS encoding microviridin/marinostatin family tricyclic proteinase inhibitor, producing the protein MNYPNTEQSKAIPFFARFLSVDQDEAPTPDSPPDSEPAPVWTWKWPSDWEDS